From a region of the Flavobacterium branchiarum genome:
- the hflX gene encoding GTPase HflX, which yields MLEKEVLNFEKTAIVGIVTQNQSEEKLNEYLDELEFLTYTAGGEVIKRFTQKMERPNPKTFVGTGKIDEINLFVKEHGVSTLIFDDELSPSQQKNISKIIDCKILDRTHLILDIFAQRAETSYARTQVELAQCQYLLPRLSGMWTHLERQKGGIGMRGPGETEIETDRRIVRDRIALLKEKIKTIDKQMGVQRSNRGAMVRVALVGYTNVGKSTLMNAIGKSDVFVENKLFATLDTTVRKVVIKNLPFLLSDTVGFIRKLPTQLVDSFKSTLDEVREADLLLHIVDISHPDFEDHIASVNQTLLDIKANDKPVIMVFNKIDAYKHLTIDEDDLITEKTPRHYTLEEWKSTWMHRLGEQNALFISATNKENFEEFRERVYESVRQIHITRFPYNKFLYPDYKDAVEKEDEE from the coding sequence ATGTTAGAAAAAGAAGTACTAAATTTTGAGAAAACAGCCATTGTTGGGATTGTAACTCAAAATCAAAGTGAAGAGAAGTTAAATGAATATCTGGACGAGTTAGAGTTTCTGACTTATACTGCTGGCGGAGAAGTTATAAAACGCTTCACGCAAAAGATGGAACGTCCGAATCCTAAAACTTTTGTTGGAACTGGTAAAATAGACGAGATCAATCTTTTTGTAAAAGAGCACGGTGTTTCGACTTTGATCTTTGATGATGAATTGTCTCCTTCGCAACAAAAGAATATCTCTAAAATTATAGATTGTAAAATCCTAGATAGAACGCACTTAATTCTTGATATTTTTGCTCAAAGAGCTGAAACTTCTTATGCAAGAACTCAGGTTGAATTGGCACAATGCCAATATCTATTACCTAGACTTTCTGGAATGTGGACTCACCTTGAGCGTCAAAAAGGGGGTATCGGAATGCGTGGGCCTGGAGAGACTGAAATCGAGACAGATAGACGTATCGTTCGTGACCGTATTGCTTTATTGAAAGAGAAAATAAAAACTATCGATAAGCAAATGGGTGTGCAACGAAGTAATCGTGGTGCAATGGTTCGTGTGGCTTTAGTAGGATACACAAATGTTGGGAAATCAACATTAATGAATGCTATTGGAAAAAGCGATGTTTTTGTAGAAAATAAGCTGTTTGCTACATTAGATACAACAGTTCGTAAAGTAGTAATTAAAAATTTACCTTTCTTACTCTCTGATACAGTTGGTTTTATACGTAAGCTACCAACTCAATTAGTTGATTCGTTTAAGAGTACACTTGATGAGGTTCGTGAAGCAGATTTGTTATTACATATTGTAGATATCTCTCACCCAGATTTTGAAGATCATATTGCATCTGTCAATCAAACCTTATTAGATATTAAGGCTAATGATAAGCCGGTTATTATGGTTTTTAATAAAATAGATGCTTACAAGCATTTAACGATTGATGAGGATGATTTAATTACCGAGAAAACACCTAGACATTACACGTTAGAGGAGTGGAAGTCAACTTGGATGCATCGATTAGGTGAGCAAAACGCTTTGTTTATTTCGGCAACAAACAAAGAGAATTTCGAAGAATTTAGAGAGCGAGTATATGAGTCGGTTAGACAAATTCATATTACAAGATTTCCTTATAATAAATTTTTGTATCCTGATTATAAGGATGCAGTTGAAAAAGAAGATGAAGAATAA
- a CDS encoding DUF3078 domain-containing protein has translation MKNCLQVLLIFLASFSLVQAQNTEKELVKNTEKAVKFISDTTANGWKSTGNISFLFNQSNFNNWIAGGENNISGNLGLNYNINYKKDDISWDNKILASYGILQTENSDFEKKTDDRLEINSIYGKRAFGNWYYSFFVNFRTQFTKGYVYGKDVNGAEIRTENTNFLSPGYLTFGPGIFWKKHDNLKLNFAPLTSKMTFVDKYYTSQIGYVDESYFGVKANKTMRYELGFYASAYYKLDIMTNVSAENILNLYSNYLEDPQNVDIDYSLNIVMKINKFLSTNLSFQAIYDDNAFQGFQTREVFGLGINYIF, from the coding sequence ATGAAAAATTGTCTTCAAGTCCTTTTAATCTTTCTAGCAAGCTTTTCGCTAGTACAGGCACAAAACACCGAAAAAGAATTAGTAAAGAACACCGAAAAAGCTGTTAAATTCATATCCGATACTACAGCAAATGGATGGAAAAGTACAGGGAATATTTCATTCCTTTTTAATCAGTCAAATTTCAACAATTGGATTGCAGGAGGAGAGAATAACATCTCAGGGAATTTAGGCCTTAACTACAACATCAATTACAAGAAAGACGACATTAGTTGGGATAACAAAATTCTAGCTTCATATGGTATTTTACAAACGGAGAATTCAGACTTTGAGAAAAAAACCGATGACCGATTAGAGATTAATTCTATTTATGGGAAAAGAGCATTTGGTAATTGGTACTATTCCTTCTTTGTAAATTTCAGAACACAATTCACTAAAGGATACGTATATGGTAAAGATGTAAATGGTGCCGAAATACGAACTGAAAACACCAATTTCTTGTCTCCAGGGTATCTCACCTTTGGTCCTGGTATTTTCTGGAAGAAGCACGACAATTTAAAACTAAATTTCGCCCCTCTAACCTCTAAAATGACTTTTGTAGACAAATACTACACTTCTCAAATTGGATACGTAGACGAGTCTTATTTTGGTGTTAAAGCAAACAAAACGATGCGTTACGAATTAGGTTTTTATGCTTCGGCATATTATAAGCTGGATATCATGACAAATGTTTCTGCAGAGAACATTTTAAACTTATATTCAAATTATCTCGAAGACCCACAAAATGTCGATATTGACTACTCCTTAAATATTGTAATGAAAATAAATAAATTCTTGTCGACTAACTTATCATTTCAAGCAATTTATGACGACAATGCATTTCAAGGTTTTCAAACCAGAGAAGTTTTTGGTTTAGGTATAAATTACATATTTTAA
- a CDS encoding DUF2480 family protein has product MEEIINKVANSALEVFDLEDYYPKGLRAQIDISQWLLEGFLLKEKDFREHLKNHNWSQYQDAYVAINCSTDAIVPAWASILVAVQLAPFAKKIVDGTLEDLDSSLYEEILRNIDFSVYKSKPVIIKGCSKKPVPTRAYILAAHYLQPFARSIMYGEACSAVPLYKESKK; this is encoded by the coding sequence ATGGAAGAAATAATCAATAAAGTTGCCAATAGCGCCTTAGAAGTTTTTGACCTTGAGGATTATTATCCAAAAGGACTTCGTGCTCAGATTGACATTTCACAATGGCTTCTCGAAGGATTTCTTTTGAAAGAAAAGGACTTTCGCGAGCACCTTAAAAATCATAATTGGTCACAATACCAAGACGCTTATGTCGCTATTAATTGTAGTACCGATGCAATAGTTCCTGCTTGGGCTTCTATACTCGTAGCTGTACAATTAGCACCATTTGCAAAAAAAATTGTCGATGGCACACTAGAAGATCTAGACTCTAGCCTTTACGAAGAAATTCTACGTAATATCGATTTTTCAGTATACAAAAGTAAACCTGTAATCATAAAAGGCTGTTCTAAAAAACCAGTTCCTACACGTGCTTATATTTTGGCTGCTCATTATTTACAGCCTTTTGCCAGAAGTATAATGTATGGAGAAGCATGTTCTGCCGTGCCTTTATACAAAGAGAGCAAGAAATAA